The DNA window ATAGAGAGAAATAAGCTAGTGtcagaagagattaaaaaactcagttaataaaagcagaataaggAACCACAGGCACAATACATTTTTCTGCCCCACATCACAGGCTAAATTTAAGCTGCAAAAGAGCCAGAAAAGCTAGTTTCATACCGGCCATTGCCCTCCCTCAAACTTGTGGAGACACAGCAATTCGCACCCCATTTCCTCACTGCAGTGCCAGGAAACAGCCAGTGTGACAAAAGCAGGGGAAAGGAGGTGGACAGCGCTGGTGGGAACAGCAAAGGACTGTTTACAGCTGAACACCCAACCCCTAACACAGCCAAGGCACCGCACCAACTCTGCAGTCAAAAAACAAGGGGAGCATCTGGGGAAAGAAGGATTTTGCTGAACCTGGAAAACATTTGACTCCACTAACCCAAAGCAACCTTGCTCTTTTTGTTTGCAGATAACCTCAgaaacatgtttgttttttttaaaaaaaatttcatgctTCTAGGATAAAGCATTTTCAGTATTTACCTATATACAAGTTTGTGTCTGGATCAGACAGGAATGGTCATCATTTGATCACATCGAGAAGCATTCTCTTCCAACACTTCCTATGGTCTATTTGCACAGGAAGTTTCTGTTATGGAGTGTCATGTACTAGCTCTTGCCAGAACTAAACTTTCAACTCTGTGGATCTACAGGTTGTCCAGTCTTCCTGGCATTGCATGTTGgcaatgaaattaattttatgatcTTAAACTGGAATATAAAGTCACTTCCAAATAGAGCCTTGACATTTCCTTAGtactgaaaaattttccttctctcaaaaaaaagataaatatttctaagGAGTGGTCAATATAAGCTGGGAAACATCCTAGATATACCAGATTGCAAAGTCACAAGGGCAAGAGGTAGTTTGTAATTTAAATTCAATAGGTTAATGCTATTTCATTTGTAACTTACAATATAAAACAAGAACACACCCACACATACAGTTTCTACAAAGCCCACATTGTTAGCAAGGCAAAGGCAACCTAGGCATCAAAACAAGAGAGGCTTCTCTTGTGACCTTCCTTAAAGCCTTCCTCTAAAGCGTTTAACGGAATTTGGTCCCAATTATTCTGGTTATTGAATAAAGCTAGGCAAAGCAAGCCATTACCCTATAGAGTACTCTAAAGAACCTGCTATAAACAAAGCAATGTATTTAATGGATAACAAACACAACAACTTTTCCAAAAAGTAGGGGGAAAGAGTTTTCAGAAAGCTTGcatacagaaattattttcactatTCATGTGTATCTTTATCCTACAATACCCAACCAATACACTAAAGGACTACAGCTGTCAGAGAGACCATGTGGAAAGCCGTCACCAAAATATACAGATGGACATCTGTAAGGGAAAAGGCTCCATGACACATGTCACTCCCTGTGACACTTCCCACTGAGACAGGCTCCATCAGGAAAGCATGGCACATCGTGTGGTAAGCAAAGTTACACAGCCGACAGTTTCCCTATCCTGTCACATCACTTTGTACATCCACTAGGAGAGGCTTTTTAATACAATAAACTACTTTGGTAAATGGTGTTGGCTGAATGTGAATGCACAGAGAGAAGAGGGagattattaattaattaatactGGTTCTTACGCATCAAGTGGATGGGTTTCAGATGACGGCACCCACCTACTTTACATATAACATCCTTGTCTTatgactatttttaaaataaaaatcctttcctGACTATCCCACATGAAGCTGAAAGGCTGTAAAAGCCTTTCTTGAACACTGACACACAACCACTACAATGTAAAGGTGTATGCATGTTTTGGAACAGTCCATGATTCCGCTATCTACTGACTTTGCAAGATCAGCCATTAGGCCTACTAAGAATTGTTACTAActcatttatttgctttgaaaCAATCCTTCTAAGCGCCAACAcgtcattaaaaaataagtaatatttttgtagGAACTGTCACAAGTACAAAGATGGTCAATGCTCAAAAAAGTAAGATACAACACCAAACCTTAGTTTTTATAACTGAATGgtttcctctcttcccacagATACACAATATATGAACTTCTTTCTTACCACTTCCCCAAGGGAGGCAGCCACCATGTGTGTTGCCGGAGTCAAGTACGATGTAGAGCCATGGTGCAGCACAGATTTCACATTCTCATAGGTGataaaaaatgcagcagctgaaatTCAAGAATACATCCAGTTATTTAACTCTTCCTCCATCACAGAACTCGCACAAAAACATTTAGAGGTGGATTTTGTCACCTAATATTCTGCAAATGTAGTTGAAATAGGATATTATTGCCCCAAAACAGTACAACAGTAATAACACAATCTGTGGGATAATTCCTTCAGAAGTTGATGCTCCTGGCTATCACTGTCAAACCTCCCATTAATATCAAAAGTGTCAGGACTGAAGGCCATATTTGGTATCAAGATAGGGAAAGATGTGTTAGTTAGTCACAAATGTCCAGTAGATTTTGAAAAAATGGTATCTTCATAGATAGGAAGGGTAGAGAGGAAGTCGTTTGGTTGAATTGGATGGACGGTCTTTattttttggaggggaaaaCTAAAACCCAGAACACCCAATTCAGTTGattaattgaagaaaaaaaaattatcaaagtaCTTGATACAAGTCTGCTACCCTGTTTACCCATGCGCAAAACTGCTTTAGCAGCAGTTATTAATAACTTCTTCCTAGCTAttatcagtttaatttttttttattttacgGAGCTAAAGTGCAAAACTTCCAAGCTTCTGAAGGACTTTTAAAAGTCCTGTCCAGTGAATAAGAAACGTACAAAATTAAACTGAGCGTAACAACTTGAGCTGTGTTTATTCAGTGGAAGTCAACTACAAAGGCACTTGCACCTTAAGGGTTACTCCTTCTCCCAAAGATAATTTCAGTTCGCAGTCGTATGTTGGAAAGATAAAACCACAGTTCAGATTTTGAAGATGTAAATCCTGAAAAAACTGACATGTCTTGCGGGGGAACAGATTTTAATTGTAAAGAAGGGCTATGTGAGTTGCCTTCTGCTAATCAAAAGATGCTTATCACCTCAAAAGGAGATAACAGAACAGACAAGATaaagaactgaatttttttatatCATCTTATGAAGGACATCAAACATCTGAAGGTGTCAGTGGATTTGTCAGCAAAGTTCTCCTAACATATACTACTGACAGCATAGCTTGCTGGTTTTTTATCCCTCCCTACAAAGACAAAATGGATAAAGGCATTAGAAATTTTAGATACTTTTTCTCTGCAGGCACtacaagctttatttttttaaagcttccaTTTCAAAAGTATTCCTGATTTATTCTCATCTTAAGTGTTGTAGTTGTTTCCAGGGAGAAAAAGACAGACATAGCATTCCCAGGGCAATTAGCTCAAAGACCTCCAGTGCTCAGGCACTTTGAATTTTGACTCATTTCCAATGCTGTGAAACAGTGGATCATGCCAAAAGTGTCCAGGGCAAGCAAGACCCATGCCCTCTTTGGCACCTGGAGATGCTTTAGCGTGCCCTTATAAGTAAGGACAGGCTTATAAGACATATCCAGGAACACTTCCAGGAAGTAAGGGTTGCTTTTCAGAGTAAACACGTAGCAGACTATTCCAGGCTTGCTCAAAGAATTTGCTCAACACTGTACAATACTAGAAACACAGCTGGACATGGACCCACAGAATCCAGTCAcctgcaggagaggaagccACAGGCATGAACATCCTATACTACCTAAGTTCCCACTTAAAGAAGACAAAGCATAAACTAAAGAAAATTTACCATTTGGAAAGGATCCTATAGCAGCAGAAGGAACACCAGCATAGATGCCATGAAAACCACCAGCCTTCCTGAATCCTTGAGGACTCTGCAGTCTTGTTTTTACAGTATCCAGGGGAAAAAGGATCAAGTCAACACAGACACCAGCAACTCCACCAGCCTTCAAGACAAAACCATGGAGTAGTGTTTTAATATTCCTCGGGCTGAAGCTCTGGTGCTTATGTGAGTAACTGAGGCATGCTTAAACCAAAGCTGACTGTATCCTTTCTGAGGTCACATTAGAAACTGATAGTCTTACACAGACCTCAATAGCTTCTATAGCTATAACAAAGAAGCTTCAACAAAAGAAAGTAACGGATATTACACCtctttttaagatatttttaaaacaatgttgGTGTTTTGAATGGTACAAGCAAAGCAATGCAACACTTAGCCACTACACATAAAAGCAAGCCAGTGAATGGCACTTATCAAGATATCACAGCACAGAATGACCAGCACCTCTAGGAAGTTGCGTGATAAGATCAGGGAAAGACAGAAGCAATTCTGCTTCCCCTGTAAGCATCTCTAGAAAGcactttcacatttttctaGCAAACTACTTCTTTTAAAGTGTTACACCGCCACCACCCCCCATTTCCTTTGTTGAACAAAGCCTGAAGTAAAACTGCTTTATTGTCTTTTGCTGACAAAAGCctataggggaaaaaacaatattaaacaTGCTTTCAAAGTCAAATGGAAAAGGGGGCAGTTTTCATCCAAAACAATTCTTAAAACCAAACGCTAAAAAAAATAGTTCCAACTAAAGCTCAATCTTTTTCCCCGTTGTCTGCGtttctaaattactttttttaaaaaaaagtttccccAGGACATGGCTGATCTGTAGAAAAGAATTACTTGTCAAAAACAagagaagagaccaaaataaacagaaatcttatttcaaaagaagaaataaaaaccccaatatttattattaatccATAATGGGATATTATTTAGATGGACTATtatgcagaacagaaaacaaaattttaagtcTTCCTCAGATACAACAGCACACAAGAAACAGCTGCACAAATTTTTAACTCTGAGAACAAATCACCTGTGTTACTCTgatactttttcctttcagggCCAACAGAGGCTTCAGAGAGGTGTTCACTATCTACTACTGAAGTTTTAATCAATAAGTTAATTACTCCTTTAATCTAGTTGGCTATTTTGCATGCATTGAACTTTCTTTACTCTTTTTCATCAAAATCCTTATCTGCTCAAAATAACATTGATCAGATTTAATCAGATTTAATCTAGCCATCTGTTAAAACATGAATCAAAAGTTAGTAATTGCTTCTTTAGTTTTCAAAGTTCTGTATCTTAAATGTCATTTAAATTCATGAAGCAGCTAATAGAGCACCTGCCAGAGGGCGACAATACCTGTGTGCTTATGCCATCTGCAGAAAACAGTAATGATTTTTAGATAAGACGACaactaaaacacattttctcccCCACTTTTCAGTAGCAGTAGCATTATCAGAAGTTGAACAGCTGGAAAACCTTTACCAGGAGTTGGACATACCCGTTAAACCTAACTCCAGCAAAACAATTAAACAAAACCAGGCCCTAATTCTAATGCATCGAACCATGACCTTGGGGATGGCAGCCGGCTGCCCCTGGAGCATCCAGGGCAGGGAGCCAAGCGCTAGCCCAGGGCAGCGTGCCCGTGCTTTTCCACCCAGAACCGAGTGCTGGATGCTTCCAAAGCGGTCCCTAGCTATGGAGACTGGGAGCGTAAGCGGGAGCATGCGACGCCACTGGGAATACACGTTGGAAAGTAGCTCCTAGGGCGGGAAACGCAGCGCAAAACATACGGTCATGGCACTCGCACCTGGCAGCGACGGCCAGGCCCGGGGAAAGCCGGAGGCCGCCGGGCTGCCGCGAGGGTCCCGACCCTGACACCCCCTGCCCGTGGGCGGCTGCTGAAGCCAAGAGGGGAGGAACCGAGGTCCCTCGGCGCGGCGCCGGCCTCGGGCCTGCGGGGCCAGCGGCCGAGGCCACCGCGTCGCCTTGGCAACGGGCAGGCCCGGGCCCGCGCACTCACCGCCAAGGCTGCCCAGGACTCTCGCGGCTCCATGCGGGGGTGGCGATAGGAGGTCGCTACACGGCAGGGCACAGACCGGCGCTCCCGACCACCGGACGGGACGGGACTAAACCCCCGGCTCCAGCCGTACCCCCGACGTGCACATGGGCGCAGCCATGTTGCTGCCCCTGACCCGCGGTCAGGCGGGAGTGCGGCGTCACTGCGCCTGCGCGCAGCCGCCGCACATGCGCAGGGTGGGCAGTGACACCACCGCCGGCAACCCGTCTCCTTCTTCTGCCCTCAGcgcggggagcggggaggggacGGTGGGGTCCGGGCCTCGCACTGAAGTGATAGCGCTGGCAGGGCGGAAACATCTATCGATTATCACTAAGCGTTAATTAGTTATTAGTTCGTGGTGATTTGCTGTGCACTAGCAGCCGCGCCGCTCCCAAAAAGGGGTGAGAGGCAGATCTGCTGCCCCCACTCCTGAGGCCCGGCTGGGCCCGGGCGGCCCTGAGGTGCTGGTGCCTCCCAGCTGCGGCTGGGAGCTGTTTGGAGAGCAAATCTGAGTCccctgaggggaaaaaaaaaaaggcattttgagGAAAAACCTTGGGGTCGCTTGGGGTTTTACCTCAGTTCACCTCAGCAGCGCACACACCCGTGCGTGGTGCTGCGGGCACCATCCTGGCTTCTCCTGGGCCATTCCTGCAAGCAGCAGGTCAGAGCAATTCGCAGAGAAATtagtaaataaacaaacaaactagggagatacagatttgatgggtggactgtttggtgggtaaggaattggctggatggtcacatccagaaggtagtggtcaatggctcgatgtccagatggaggCTGGTGACGAGTGATGTCCCCCgtgggtctgtactgggaccagtactgtttaatagcTTCATCAATGACTTGGGGATCATGtctaccctcagcaagtttgcagatgacaccaagctgagcggtgcagtttACACGCCAGAAGGACGAAATGTCTTccaaagagacctagacaagctggagaggtgggcccatgagaacctcatgaggttcaacaaggccaagtgcgaggtcctgcacctgggtcggggcagccccagatatcaatacaggctgggcgaTGAAGGGAccgagagcagccctgcggagaaggacttgggggtactggtgaacaaaaagctggacttgagccaacaatgtgcgctcacagcccacaaggccaaccgtatcctgggctgcatcaaaagcagcgtggccagcagggcaagggaggggattctgcccctctgctctggtgaggcaccccctgcagtgctgtgtccatcTCTGAGGTCCTTgacacaggaaggacatggacctatTCGAGTgcgtccagaggaggccacaaaaatgacccgagggctggagcaacTCTCCTATGAgtacaggctgagagagttggggttgttcagcctggagaagagaaggctgcgggagGCCTTATTGCGGCTTTTCCATACTTAAAAGGGGACTATAGGTAGGATGGGGGAAAGCcttttagcaaggcctgttgtgacaggacaaggggtaatggttttaaactaaaggagggtagatttagactggatataaagaaaaaattttttactctgagggtggtgaaacactggcacaggttgcacagggaggtggttgatgccccatccctggaaacattcaaggtcaggttggatggggctctgagcaacctgatctaattgaagatgtccctgcttactgcaggcgggttggactagatgaccaataaaggtcccttccaacccaaaccattctatgattctatgaataaaTCCTCCCAGCTGGGGTCATCTGTCCTGCCTGCTACTGGGAGGTGTGTTAGCTGTCCTTAGCAGGGAAAATGGTTTTTACTCCCATCccatcagaaatgcttttgtattttgtatttgtgtcCCTGAGGCCTCTACTCCTCTCCACAAAGGGCATTGAAATCCACAGTGGTTTCAAAAAGTTGCAAAGAGGATTTTGGCACAGAGTCCTCACATAATATTCATCCAGCAGGAAAACATACTTGAAATTACGGGAATGCGGTTCTAGGGGAGGGGTATGAATGTTGGAGAGCACTATAGTGCACGCAGAGCTGGAAAATCAGCAGGCTTCAGTTCAAGATTTCCTTGGCTGCAAATCATCACTTGGGAAGACTCTGGACGTAGCAGCAGAGGATGTGATGATGCCTCACGTCCTCAGCGTCGATAACCACTTTCAGCCAGCTGACCTCTTACATCAAACCGCTAAGGGTGTTTGCAGGTGGGAAGCACCGCACTGTCCTGTCCTGCAACAACTGCCCTCAGCAGCGTAGTGGCTGATCTCAAAATGAAGTTACCAACTCCAGCAAATTTATTGCAGCTCTCCTGCAATGCCATGATGTTTTTCTGAACTGCCTCAGTCCCCAGAGACGGGCAATGTTAGAGTAGTCTTCGTTTAATTtagtcttcattttcatttgagTGAAAAGCTCAAAGTTCTATAggcaaaaatagaaagaaactGAATGTATATTTCTCCACTTCCTTTGATTTTTAAGGTGCTCCTTGGTTTTCTGGTCCTAACTTACGACTTTTATGATAAGCTGGTGGATTATCtgtactttgttttattttaagctttgttGTGTTTATCAAGGATTACATCTTGGTTTCATATCAGGACATGATCAAACAAGTGGACGTCTTTGACATTACTAGCACGCCTGTCCCCTGTACGGCTGTCTGACCACCTTTTCTCCAAAGCCTCCAGTGTGCGTGAAACCTAAGGCAGGCCAGTTTGCTGTCCTAGGAATTAATTCCTGAAAACTTTGGTTCTGATTCCTGGAAGAAGCTGGAGCCATAGTTATATATTTCAGTTGTAATGTAACAAAGCCTGGACTGTGAGCAGTTATTGTAGTAACACCCAGCAGAGTACCTGGCTTTCTGAAAGAACCCTGCTATttagacagaaataaaaattatctgaaatctACCGTTTCCAGCTGGGGTTCTGGTAAGTGGCTAAATAAACACAAAAGCTGAAAGTTCCTCAGTGTCCAAGTCCACGTCCGTCATTAAATTAGGTACTTTGGAGTGATACTGAGGGAAAAATCAGACATCTGCAGTAAATGAAGCATGCGTTTAGAGTTACTGCAATCCCCATACAACCCACTGATGGCAGCACTTAAAACAAGACCTTATTCCACACGTGTGCCCAGGAGGTCTCTTGATGTAAAGGTTCTTGGGGTCATAGCAAGCATTTTTCACATTGTTCAGTGCAAAGCTTTCAGATATACTCTGTGGTAGTGACTCTTTTATTTATCACCTTCTGTCAGAAGGACTGCTGCTGCATCAGAGAGGTCACAACCTCCTATTCTTCCAAGCCACTGTCTTGTCTTAAATGAACAAGTTCTGCTTAACACCACAGGCCAAACATTAATCTTCGTGCTAAGTCCTTCAGTGGACTCCCCCCGAGCTTGCAGAGTAAGTTGAGTGAAGAAAAAGATCCATTCTCTCACATGCTTTCTTCCTTGCGAGAAAATGCCGCTAGTGTTCCCCAGCATCTCCACTGCAAGTGAAGAAGACGGGCTGAGCGGGAAAACCTAACGCAGGCAAAGGAAATACCTGATTGTGCCTGAACAACAGATGTTCATGGTCCCATACTTTCACTCAACCCTGTTTTCAGCTCATTTGCAGTCATGTACCTTCTCCCAAACCCACTTTCAGCCGCAGCTGAAGCTCTGGGGCTGGAGGACAAGCCGGGGAGGCTGAGGAACAGCCACGTGGAGCTTTTCCTGGGCACTGTGGGTGCGATATCCTGCAGCAAAGGAGAGAGTAGATGGTTGTGTccatgctgctgccactgctggcTACCAGCACCAGAGCAGCTTGGTGGCCCCTGGGTTTTTGGTCAGCCCCTCCTTTCATCTCTTTtttgcttccctgctcctctctttctctgccctttattgcccatggctgcaggcTGGTAagagtgctttttaaaatgaccATTATGCCTACAGCACCTCACCTGCTTCCCTCAGCCTTTGCAGCACATAAAAGCCTTGGAAAGAGATGAAAAGCCTTTTAACTACAGTATGATAAAGAACATACTGCACCTATGGGTGCACTGAGTGGGATATGAGCTGCCAACGACATAGCAATCCTCTAGCTTATACTCTGCAAAAAAGAGATTACAGGGAACGAGTATCAGCCACTGATGGGTCCTCTTTGTCAGTGCTACTTAAGCACCattttgaatcacagaatcacagaacggtgggggttggaagggacctctggagatcatcccgtccaaccccccctgcttgagcaggcacacccagagcagggggcgcaggaccgcgtccaggcgggtgtgaatgtctccagggaagggactccacagcctctctgggcagcccgtgccACTGCTTGGGTACCCGCACAGGAacagaggtttttttcatattgaggtggaacttcccgtgttccaacttgagcccatcgccccttggcctgtcgttgggcaccacggaaaagagcctagtcccatcaccctgacacccgccctttagatattt is part of the Phalacrocorax aristotelis chromosome 6, bGulAri2.1, whole genome shotgun sequence genome and encodes:
- the SLC25A26 gene encoding mitochondrial S-adenosylmethionine carrier protein isoform X4: MEPRESWAALAVSARARACPLPRRRGGLGRWPRRPEAGAAPRDLGSSPLGFSSRPRAGGVRVGTLAAARRPPAFPGPGRRCQAGGVAGVCVDLILFPLDTVKTRLQSPQGFRKAGGFHGIYAGVPSAAIGSFPNAAAFFITYENVKSVLHHGSTSYLTPATHMVAASLGEVVACLIRVPSEVVKQRAQVSPSSSTLRILSHTLYHEGIQGLYRGYKSTVLREIPFSLVQFPLWESLKAGSSNASGNVLAALGGIWRTQGLSGLFAGVVPRMAAISLGGFIFLGTYEKTHQLLL
- the SLC25A26 gene encoding mitochondrial S-adenosylmethionine carrier protein isoform X2 yields the protein MEPRESWAALAVSARARACPLPRRRGGLGRWPRRPEAGAAPRDLGSSPLGFSSRPRAGGVRVGTLAAARRPPAFPGPGRRCQAGGVAGVCVDLILFPLDTVKTRLQSPQGFRKAGGFHGIYAGVPSAAIGSFPNAAAFFITYENVKSVLHHGSTSYLTPATHMVAASLGEVVACLIRVPSEVVKQRAQVSPSSSTLRILSHTLYHEGIQGLYRGYKSTVLREIPFSLVQFPLWESLKDLWSWKQGHVVDSWQSAVCGAFAGGFAAAVTTPLDVAKTRIMLAKAGSSNASGNVLAALGGIWRTQGLSGLFAGVVPRMAAISLGGFIFLGTYEKTHQLLL
- the SLC25A26 gene encoding mitochondrial S-adenosylmethionine carrier protein isoform X3, producing the protein MEPRESWAALAVSARARACPLPRRRGGLGRWPRRPEAGAAPRDLGSSPLGFSSRPRAGGVRVGTLAAARRPPAFPGPGRRCQAGGVAGVCVDLILFPLDTVKTRLQSPQGFRKAGGFHGIYAGVPSAAIGSFPNAAAFFITYENVKSVLHHGSTSYLTPATHMVAASLGEVVACLIRVPSEVVKQRAQVSPSSSTLRILSHTLYHEGIQGLYRGYKSTVLREIPFSLVQFPLWESLKLVRRCCPTDGSHQPGRLHLPGDIREDSPAAALTQPGRSCWWPPKGWRSHRAGGGVGPRTQPSSCRPFAVPQQLFSRPNTAFAAKEK